GCAAAGGCCGCGCCAATATTATTCAAAAATCCGGCCAAATCAACGGAAAATCCGGCTTTTCGCCCGAATCGTGAAGCAATATGGCTCGCAATCCGTCCGATGCCATCGCGCTATGCCGGCTATTTCCGTCACGGAATTCTGGAAGATTTCGACTGGCGGTAGTCGTACGGACTTTCGATCTCTGCAGACCACATGCCAAAACCGTGATCGCGGGCGCTGTTTTCGGCCTGGCCGTACTCGACCTCGCTGATTGAGTGGGCAGCCGGCAGATACCGTAGCATTGCTTCCGCCAGTCCGACCTTCACCATCGCAAGGCCGATATCGGTGTCCCCGATGAAGCACTGCCCCACGAGGCGGCGATACTGATCCTGGTCGATGATGTCGCAGCGGACATGCTGACCGTCGATCATTTTTCCAAGATAGCTGCGGGCCGCGGCGCCACAGCGCCAGACCTTGCCATCCTTCAAGCCGGTCTGATCGCGCTCGCAAGCATCGATGGCCGCGATCCTGATCCGCTGCTGTCTGATGCTGATCGTATCGCCATCAATCACACGGGCTCGGCCGGACATATCGGCGGCCTCCACAGTGCTGTGGCTGATCAAAAGAGTTACTAAAAACGTCGATAGGGCATTGCGTCTCAATGTGTAACCTCCATGGAATTTCGGGCGGCAAGCCCATAGATGGAGCGGGCGAGATGCAATTCGCCCGCTCTTGCGCGGTCCGTCATGGCCCGTAAATAGCCTCCCGGCGAGCTGACCTCCTGCCGCTCGTATTTCTCAAGCGTCACCGCAACTGCGACAGCCGCTTGCTGTTCGCCCATCTCCTCGACAGCGCGGCGGTGGGCATCATCGGAGATCCCGGCAAACCGGCATATCAGGGGCACGGCGCGCGCAAGGTCGGCCCAACTGGTGGGGGCAAAGCCGTAGGTCTTCAGCGCTGGCACCGCCCGCAGCACGTCTTGCAACGCTACCAATACCCGCGGCAGCTGCTGCGGCTGGTTGCTTTCGCTCCGGCGTCGCCCCAAGCTTTTTTCAAAAGCCCTCTTGCTGGCGGAGCCAGCCTTAAGCAAGCTGAGTTGTTCGGCGGTAGCCGAACTCCTTTCATCATTACTCTCTGCAATTGGATCAGGGGTTGTAATCTGTTTGTGCATGTCGTTTTCGACATACGGGCATGTCATATTCTGCGAATGAACCGCTTCTTTCGATCGGCACGGAAGCTGCATCAAGCGCTCCACCAACCACTC
The genomic region above belongs to Rhizobium leguminosarum and contains:
- a CDS encoding thermonuclease family protein is translated as MSGRARVIDGDTISIRQQRIRIAAIDACERDQTGLKDGKVWRCGAAARSYLGKMIDGQHVRCDIIDQDQYRRLVGQCFIGDTDIGLAMVKVGLAEAMLRYLPAAHSISEVEYGQAENSARDHGFGMWSAEIESPYDYRQSKSSRIP